In one Lolium rigidum isolate FL_2022 chromosome 3, APGP_CSIRO_Lrig_0.1, whole genome shotgun sequence genomic region, the following are encoded:
- the LOC124702104 gene encoding ATP synthase subunit b', chloroplastic-like, whose translation MATAMMAAATTSCSPRRALLKPVASSSSAPPPRPRSLLKQLPGLVATAAAAAAASPLPALAAQIEKAKLFDFDLTLPAITIEFLLLMVALDKLYFSPLGNFMDERDAKIRAELGGVKDASEEVRQLEEQAQAILKAARAEIAAALNKMKKETTKELEAKLDEGRQRVEAELVEALSTLEAQKEEAVKALDAQIASLSEEIVKKVLPSA comes from the coding sequence ATGGCGACGGCTATGATGGCTGCAGCCACCACCTCCTGCTCCCCACGCCGGGCGCTTCTCAAGCCCgtggcctcctccagctccgcgccgccgccgaggccgcgGTCCCTCCTCAAGCAGCTCCCGGGTCTCGTcgcgaccgcggcggcggcggccgcggcctcgCCGCTCCCGGCGCTGGCTGCCCAGATTGAGAAGGCGAAGCTGTTCGACTTCGACCTGACGCTCCCGGCGATCACGATCGAGTTCCTGCTGCTGATGGTGGCGCTGGACAAGCTCTACTTCTCGCCGCTGGGCAACTTCATGGACGAGCGGGACGCCAAGATCCGGGCGGAGCTGGGCGGCGTCAAGGACGCCTCCGAGGAGGTGCGGCAGCTGGAGGAGCAGGCCCAGGCCATCCTGAAGGCGGCGCGCGCGGAGATCGCCGCGGCgctcaacaagatgaagaaggagaccaCCAAGGAGCTGGAGGCGAAGCTGGACGAGGGCCGCCAGCGCGTGGAGGCCGAGCTCGTGGAGGCGCTCTCCACCCTCGAGGCGCAGAAGGAGGAGGCCGTCAAGGCGCTCGACGCCCAGATCGCGTCCCTCAGCGAGGAGATTGTCAAGAAGGTGCTCCCATCCGCGTGA
- the LOC124695297 gene encoding uncharacterized protein LOC124695297 has protein sequence MLFDLNSMPVDDEEGGAEPEEEPDPLHGVHDADPAEEPNTHWINQARDLQVILAATGAGSFSDEDSLLPDGSQASYEDIYRDLLMAGYPRDECFRVVCGLDKYRMRTAVTLHQLAIFLSRRTALDLEDAQRRNPSPEDPLPDVPLAPVGGRRPKKKYRKMLTNKQRWQVYQELLKDSNSGGLKKRSTADVARKLGHGLRQVQEVWRLVKVCIREGREVDVSHRKTKNCGRKRIVAPLEQVRSIPKRKRQTLRALCHAIHMSKTTLFMRFKQGYLRRHSNSLKPVLKDRNKKERLRFCTSMIDQNTIHTGPQFVDMENIVHLDEKWFNMTKNNVSYRKMQTICEQKTDPGCRIKQNGGSRW, from the exons ATGCTCTTCGACTTGAACTCCATGCCAGTAGATGATGAAGAAGGTGGTGCAGAACCTGAGGAGGAGCCAGATCCTCTACATGGTGTTCACGATGCAGACCCAG CTGAAGAACCGAACACCCACTGGATCAATCAAGCGCGTGACCTTCAAGTTATTCTAGCAGCCACAGGAGCTGGTTCTTTTTCCGATGAAGATTCTCTGCTTCCAGATGGATCACAAGCGTCCTATGAGGACATATACAGGGACTTGTTGATGGCTGGTTACCCAAGAGATGAATGTTTTCGAGTGGTTTGCGGCTTAGATAAGTACCGAATGCGTACCGCAGTAACCCTCCACCAGCTTGCGATTTTTCTCAGCAGAAGAACTGCTCTTGATCTTGAAGATGCTCAACGGAgaaacccatcaccagaagatcccCTTCCTG ATGTACCTCTTGCTCCTGTTGGTGGTCGCCGACCAAAGAAGAAATATAGGAAGATGTTGACAAACAAGCAAAGGTGGCAAGTTTATCAAGAGTTACTTAAAGACAGTAACTCTGGTGGTTTAAAGAAAAGAAGCACCGCTGATGTAGCAAGAAAACTTGGACATGGTTTAAGGCAAGTTCAAGAAGTATGGAGATTAGTAAAGGTCTGCATAAGAGAAGGAAGAGAGGTGGATGTTAGTCACAGGAAAACCAAAAATTGTGGGCGCAAGAGAATTGTAGCTCCGCTTGAGCAAGTACGCTCAATTCCTAAAAGGAAAAGGCAAACATTGCGTGCACTGTGTCATGCGATCCATATGAGCAAGACCACACTTTTCATGAGGTTTAAGCAAGGTTACTTGAGGCGGCATTCCAATAGTTTGAAGCCAGTGCTGAAAGAtcgtaacaagaaagaaagattgaGGTTTTGCACAAGCATGATTGATCAGAACACTATCCATACTGGTCCGCAGTTTGTTGATATGGAGAATATTGTACATCTTGATGAAAAATGGTTCAACATGACTAAAAACA ACGTTTCCTACCGTAAGATGCAGACTATATGCGAACAAAAAACGGACCCAGGATGTAGAATAaaacagaacggagggagtaggtggtaa
- the LOC124695299 gene encoding uncharacterized protein LOC124695299, with amino-acid sequence MAGYPRDECFRVVCGLDKYRMRTAVTLHQLAIFLSRRTALDLEDAQRRNPSPEDPLPDVPLAPVGGRRPKKKYRKMLTNKQRWQVYQELLKDSNSGGLKKRSTADVARKLGHGLRQVQEVWRLVKVCIREGREVDVSHRKTKNCGRKRIVAPLEQVRSIPKRKRQTLRALCHAIHMSKTTLFMRFKQGYLRRHSNSLKPVLKDRNKKERLRFCTSMIDQNTIHTGPQFVDMENIVHLDEKWFNMTKNNVSYRKMQTICEQKTDPGCRIKQNGGSS; translated from the exons ATGGCTGGTTACCCAAGAGATGAATGTTTTCGAGTGGTTTGCGGCTTAGATAAGTACCGAATGCGTACCGCAGTAACCCTCCACCAGCTTGCGATTTTTCTCAGCAGAAGAACTGCTCTTGATCTTGAAGATGCTCAACGGAgaaacccatcaccagaagatcccCTTCCTG ATGTACCTCTTGCTCCTGTTGGTGGTCGCCGACCAAAGAAGAAATATAGGAAGATGTTGACAAACAAGCAAAGGTGGCAAGTTTATCAAGAGTTACTTAAAGACAGTAACTCTGGTGGTTTAAAGAAAAGAAGCACCGCTGATGTAGCAAGAAAACTTGGACATGGTTTAAGGCAAGTTCAAGAAGTATGGAGATTAGTAAAGGTCTGCATAAGAGAAGGAAGAGAGGTGGATGTTAGTCACAGGAAAACCAAAAATTGTGGGCGCAAGAGAATTGTAGCTCCGCTTGAGCAAGTACGCTCAATTCCTAAAAGGAAAAGGCAAACATTGCGTGCACTGTGTCATGCGATCCATATGAGCAAGACCACACTTTTCATGAGGTTTAAGCAAGGTTACTTGAGGCGGCATTCCAATAGTTTGAAGCCAGTGCTGAAAGAtcgtaacaagaaagaaagattgaGGTTTTGCACAAGCATGATTGATCAGAACACTATCCATACTGGTCCGCAGTTTGTTGATATGGAGAATATTGTACATCTTGATGAAAAATGGTTCAACATGACTAAAAACA ACGTTTCCTACCGTAAGATGCAGACTATATGCGAACAAAAAACGGACCCAGGATGTAGAATAaaacagaacggagggagtagctag